Proteins from a genomic interval of Actinoalloteichus hymeniacidonis:
- a CDS encoding RNA polymerase sigma factor: protein MVPDSRSRPTDTDLVGMITQGDAEAFAQLFDRYSRPAYSLARRLCVDPEIAEDVVQESFLELWRKPGAYRPERGAFSSWLLTVVHHRAVDAVRRESALRRRTAVEGEDSAERSASGSEVDQEALGRLVGGQVQEALGRLPDEQRKVIALAYYGGYTQGEVASLIGVPLGTVKSRTFAGVRRLREMLAPLIGTEEDRPRRDEGGRP from the coding sequence ATGGTGCCCGATTCCCGAAGCAGGCCGACCGACACAGATCTCGTCGGGATGATTACACAAGGTGACGCCGAGGCATTCGCGCAACTGTTCGATAGGTACTCCCGGCCCGCCTACTCGTTGGCGCGCCGACTCTGTGTCGACCCGGAGATCGCCGAGGACGTGGTTCAAGAATCCTTTCTCGAACTGTGGCGCAAGCCGGGTGCCTACCGACCGGAGCGGGGCGCGTTCTCGAGCTGGCTGCTCACCGTGGTCCATCATCGCGCGGTCGACGCGGTGCGCCGCGAGAGCGCCTTGCGTCGCCGTACAGCCGTCGAGGGCGAGGATTCGGCCGAGAGGTCGGCGAGCGGCTCCGAGGTCGACCAGGAGGCACTGGGGCGGCTTGTCGGCGGCCAGGTGCAGGAGGCCCTGGGCCGGTTACCCGACGAGCAGCGCAAGGTGATCGCCCTGGCCTACTACGGCGGTTACACGCAGGGCGAGGTGGCCTCGCTCATCGGCGTGCCGCTGGGCACGGTGAAGTCGCGGACCTTCGCCGGCGTGCGCAGGTTGCGAGAGATGCTCGCGCCGCTGATCGGGACCGAGGAAGACCGGCCACGTCGCGATGAGGGGGGACGGCCGTGA
- a CDS encoding winged helix-turn-helix transcriptional regulator yields MQRTRFGDMACSIARTWAIIGEPWSPLILRNIYVGVSRFEQLQQSLGISRKVLTERLNWLVENEVLKRQEYSNRPPRHEYVLTAKGQELCDLLLVMVRWGDRWTAGEAGPPVLYRHHTCGKISHVELSCSECGRPMHATNVDVLPGPGSV; encoded by the coding sequence ATGCAGCGAACCCGCTTCGGCGACATGGCCTGCTCGATCGCCCGAACCTGGGCCATCATCGGCGAGCCGTGGTCGCCCCTGATCCTGCGCAACATCTACGTCGGGGTCAGCCGTTTCGAGCAGCTGCAACAAAGCCTGGGCATCTCCCGGAAGGTCCTCACCGAGCGGCTCAACTGGCTGGTCGAAAACGAGGTGTTGAAGCGGCAGGAATACTCCAACCGCCCGCCCCGCCACGAGTACGTGCTGACCGCCAAGGGCCAGGAGCTGTGCGACCTGCTCCTGGTGATGGTGCGCTGGGGTGACCGGTGGACGGCAGGCGAGGCAGGGCCGCCCGTGCTGTATCGACACCACACCTGCGGCAAGATCAGCCATGTCGAGCTGAGCTGCTCCGAATGCGGCCGCCCCATGCACGCCACCAACGTCGACGTCCTGCCCGGGCCGGGGAGTGTTTGA
- a CDS encoding alpha/beta fold hydrolase, which produces MTEHLDVAGNTLAYEVTGQGPLVVLAHGMGDSRHAYRFLVPKLAEAGYRVANLDIRGSGDSSLGWDGYSRTDIAGDLLALVRHLGGPAVIVGHSISGGAATIAAATAPELIAGVVELAPFTRKQSIDLGGLLRVQRYRAGYLQLAKVLMLGSLPSWQRYLDIAYPTKPADWDSELARIEAKLREPGRMQVLQAMGKSNPSDAGARLSDVRSPTLIIEGSSDPDWADPGAEGKQIVAELLEGLGELEVIEGVGHYPHVQAPDLVGKLVLPFLAKTLTNA; this is translated from the coding sequence GTGACCGAACACCTGGACGTAGCAGGCAACACCCTCGCCTACGAGGTGACCGGGCAAGGCCCACTGGTCGTCCTGGCCCATGGCATGGGCGACAGCAGACACGCCTATCGCTTCCTCGTCCCGAAACTGGCCGAGGCCGGCTATCGGGTGGCCAACCTCGATATCCGAGGCTCCGGTGATTCGAGCCTGGGTTGGGACGGCTACAGCCGCACCGACATCGCGGGCGACCTCCTCGCGCTGGTGCGCCATCTCGGCGGTCCGGCCGTGATCGTCGGCCATTCGATCAGCGGCGGCGCGGCGACCATCGCGGCCGCGACCGCACCCGAGTTGATCGCAGGCGTCGTCGAGCTGGCGCCGTTCACCCGTAAACAGTCCATCGACCTGGGCGGGCTGTTGCGGGTGCAGCGCTACCGGGCCGGGTATCTCCAGCTGGCCAAGGTCCTCATGCTGGGCAGCCTGCCGAGCTGGCAGCGCTACCTCGACATCGCGTATCCGACGAAACCCGCGGACTGGGATAGCGAGCTGGCACGCATCGAGGCCAAGCTGCGCGAGCCAGGCCGGATGCAGGTTCTCCAGGCCATGGGTAAATCGAACCCGAGCGACGCCGGAGCGCGGCTGTCCGATGTGCGCTCCCCGACACTGATCATCGAAGGCAGCTCCGACCCGGACTGGGCCGACCCCGGCGCCGAAGGCAAGCAGATCGTGGCCGAACTTCTCGAGGGCCTGGGCGAACTAGAGGTCATCGAAGGTGTCGGCCACTACCCGCACGTCCAGGCGCCCGACCTCGTCGGGAAACTGGTTCTGCCGTTCCTCGCCAAGACGCTGACCAATGCCTAG
- a CDS encoding DUF899 domain-containing protein has protein sequence MNRVVSAHQWQVELDALRVDEKAHTKASDALAARRRRLPMVEVDKEYAFAGPAGPVSLLDLFDGRRQLITYCFMWHGAEDHCAGCSMFADNIGHLAHLHARDVSLALVSRGPLGEIRPFQRRMGWTIPWVSSLGTDFNADMGAGGGFALNVFLREGDTVYRTYCTTGRGVEALGSSWTFLDLTPFGRQENWEDSPSGHPQSEPYQWWRLHDEYDGA, from the coding sequence ATGAACCGGGTTGTCTCGGCGCACCAGTGGCAGGTCGAACTGGACGCACTGCGCGTCGACGAGAAGGCACACACCAAGGCCTCGGATGCGCTGGCCGCTCGACGGCGTCGACTGCCGATGGTCGAAGTGGACAAGGAGTACGCCTTCGCGGGTCCGGCTGGGCCGGTGAGCCTGCTCGACCTGTTCGACGGGCGTCGGCAGCTCATCACGTACTGCTTCATGTGGCACGGCGCCGAGGATCACTGCGCGGGCTGCTCGATGTTCGCCGACAACATCGGCCATCTCGCCCATTTGCATGCCCGGGACGTGTCACTGGCCCTGGTCTCCCGTGGTCCGCTGGGCGAGATCAGGCCGTTCCAACGGCGCATGGGCTGGACCATCCCGTGGGTCTCCTCGTTGGGCACCGACTTCAACGCCGATATGGGGGCAGGCGGTGGGTTCGCGCTGAACGTCTTCCTGCGCGAGGGTGACACCGTGTACCGCACGTACTGCACCACGGGGCGTGGTGTCGAAGCGCTCGGGAGCAGTTGGACCTTCCTCGACCTGACGCCCTTCGGTCGGCAGGAGAATTGGGAGGACTCGCCCTCAGGCCACCCGCAAAGCGAGCCCTACCAGTGGTGGCGGCTGCATGACGAGTACGACGGCGCGTAG
- a CDS encoding NAD(P)H-binding protein: MTYDTTLVLGATGKTGRRVAARLRLRGTPVRTASRSSQTRFDWSDPAGWDAALDGVAAVYLVPPTVPGPVHEFVAKAEAAGVQRLALLSGRGADTWGDSDFGLDMRSAEDAVRGSALEWTILRACNFNQNFDEDLHHAPLLAGQLALPIGDVTEPFIDIEDVADVAAAVLSEAGRHAGRIYELTGPRALTYGEAVESIARASGRPLTYRQLSPAEYVARLVDQGLGEDDAHHIAAMFALLERGLVSTTTEDVATVLGRAPRTFEDYVVRAAAAGAWRA, translated from the coding sequence ATGACCTACGACACCACCCTCGTCCTCGGTGCGACCGGCAAGACCGGCAGGCGGGTCGCCGCCCGCCTCCGACTCCGAGGCACACCGGTGCGCACCGCCTCCCGATCAAGCCAGACCCGCTTCGACTGGTCCGACCCCGCCGGCTGGGACGCCGCGCTGGACGGTGTCGCCGCCGTCTACCTGGTGCCCCCGACCGTGCCGGGACCGGTGCACGAATTCGTGGCCAAGGCCGAGGCCGCCGGTGTGCAGCGACTGGCGTTGCTCTCGGGGCGCGGCGCCGACACCTGGGGCGACTCCGACTTCGGACTCGATATGCGCTCCGCCGAAGACGCGGTGCGCGGCTCCGCGTTGGAGTGGACCATCCTGCGCGCCTGCAACTTCAACCAGAATTTCGACGAGGACCTCCACCACGCTCCCCTGCTCGCCGGGCAACTGGCGCTGCCCATCGGAGACGTCACCGAGCCGTTCATCGACATCGAGGACGTCGCCGATGTCGCGGCCGCGGTGTTGTCCGAGGCGGGTCGACACGCCGGAAGGATCTACGAGCTGACCGGACCTCGGGCCCTCACCTACGGCGAGGCCGTGGAATCGATCGCCCGAGCATCCGGGCGTCCCCTCACCTACCGACAGCTCTCCCCCGCCGAGTACGTCGCCAGGCTGGTCGACCAGGGCCTGGGCGAGGACGACGCCCACCACATCGCCGCGATGTTCGCACTGCTGGAACGCGGTCTGGTCTCGACGACGACCGAGGACGTCGCCACCGTGTTGGGTCGGGCGCCGCGGACCTTCGAGGACTACGTCGTGCGAGCCGCAGCAGCGGGCGCCTGGCGGGCGTGA
- a CDS encoding anti-sigma factor: MSEQESSGQCPHRPTAVAWALSALDPAEAADFAAHLPTCAECRQAIAETEEIGALLGTAVPQEDPPAGLRSRLLDRVGETEQEVGPATYVAGVGEEAAASDVPPAPADSVAGETERPAGPDSPPPTRPSENPAPPGGRDTRNSRPGGAGRPPRGRRRGRVVNAILVTAVGVLAAVCAGLGIRVVELDRQQDVQARQSESLTMALAMATDPDMHRVTLSDPASRETAMLIAGGGYGAVLPMNLPRNDTDDQMYVLWALQGDEPVAMAGFDVEVDEMPAKPLRWGYDMSEEMSSVTAFAISLEDGRDMPNAPEGEIVASGPMAG; the protein is encoded by the coding sequence GTGAGCGAACAGGAGTCGAGCGGACAGTGCCCGCATCGGCCGACGGCGGTGGCCTGGGCGCTGTCCGCGCTGGACCCCGCAGAAGCAGCGGATTTCGCCGCTCATCTCCCGACCTGCGCGGAATGTCGACAGGCGATCGCGGAGACCGAGGAGATCGGCGCACTGCTCGGGACAGCCGTGCCGCAGGAAGACCCGCCCGCCGGGTTGCGCAGCAGATTGCTCGACCGTGTTGGGGAGACAGAGCAGGAAGTGGGTCCTGCGACCTACGTGGCAGGTGTCGGCGAAGAGGCCGCTGCTTCTGATGTGCCGCCCGCACCCGCCGATTCAGTCGCTGGGGAAACCGAACGCCCTGCGGGGCCGGATTCCCCGCCCCCGACGCGCCCGAGCGAGAACCCGGCGCCACCCGGTGGCCGCGACACGCGCAATAGTCGTCCCGGGGGAGCCGGTAGGCCGCCGAGGGGCCGGCGTCGAGGACGCGTGGTGAACGCGATCTTGGTGACCGCCGTCGGTGTGCTCGCCGCGGTGTGCGCGGGACTGGGTATTCGGGTCGTGGAACTAGACCGCCAGCAGGACGTTCAAGCTCGACAGTCCGAATCCTTGACGATGGCGCTGGCGATGGCGACGGACCCCGACATGCATCGGGTCACGCTCAGCGACCCGGCGAGTCGGGAGACGGCGATGCTCATCGCGGGCGGCGGTTACGGCGCGGTGTTGCCGATGAACCTGCCCCGCAACGACACCGACGACCAGATGTACGTGCTCTGGGCCCTGCAGGGCGATGAACCGGTGGCCATGGCCGGATTCGACGTCGAGGTCGACGAGATGCCCGCGAAACCACTGCGATGGGGATACGACATGTCCGAGGAGATGTCCTCGGTGACGGCCTTCGCGATCTCGCTGGAAGACGGCAGGGACATGCCCAACGCCCCGGAGGGCGAGATCGTCGCCAGCGGTCCGATGGCTGGCTGA
- a CDS encoding TetR/AcrR family transcriptional regulator: MPRPRLTPESVTEAAADLVDEVGFDCLSMGLLAERLGVKTPSLYKHVAGQADLAHRIAVLSLGEFGAAVREAIQGRAGRDALTAGAQAMREYVQQHLGRYAAANAARPDGPDDPLVPAADRVLDSWSAMLRGYRLDPGQEIHALRMLRSMVHGFVTLEVADGFRMDTSVDDSFAWTIEFLDRGLQALAESGD; the protein is encoded by the coding sequence ATGCCTAGGCCCCGGCTCACCCCTGAATCGGTCACCGAGGCGGCCGCCGACCTCGTCGACGAGGTCGGCTTCGACTGCCTCAGCATGGGCCTGCTGGCCGAACGGCTCGGGGTGAAGACCCCCTCGCTCTACAAGCACGTCGCAGGCCAGGCCGATCTGGCGCATCGGATCGCCGTGTTGTCTCTCGGCGAATTCGGCGCCGCCGTCCGCGAGGCGATCCAGGGCCGGGCAGGCCGGGACGCCCTCACCGCAGGCGCGCAGGCGATGCGCGAGTACGTGCAGCAACACCTCGGCCGGTACGCGGCGGCCAACGCCGCCCGCCCCGACGGTCCCGACGACCCCCTCGTCCCGGCCGCCGACCGGGTGCTCGACTCCTGGTCGGCCATGCTGCGCGGCTATCGACTCGACCCGGGACAGGAGATCCACGCCCTGCGGATGCTGCGCAGCATGGTGCACGGCTTCGTGACCCTGGAGGTGGCGGACGGGTTCAGGATGGACACCTCCGTCGACGACAGCTTCGCCTGGACCATCGAATTCCTCGACCGGGGATTGCAGGCCCTCGCGGAATCGGGCGATTGA
- a CDS encoding alpha/beta fold hydrolase, whose amino-acid sequence MTIVFVHGVPETPSVWNPLRELIQEPTVALRLPGFGSVRPAGLRDKEGYAAWLAERLRELDGPIDLVGHDWGAHLTMRVVSHYDVEVRSWVSDVAHGWHPDYRWHEAATLWQSSPEGEESLASLRRTTPDDGFTFGRLFRDRGLSEELGNEIDSVHDEEMSAAILSLYRSAWPNFAADWGKDFDGPAKARGLLLAPTGDPMGLPDLDRDMATRLGAELHELTGLTHYWMLQDPERGARVLREFWASLDD is encoded by the coding sequence ATGACCATCGTCTTCGTCCACGGCGTCCCCGAGACGCCGTCCGTCTGGAACCCGCTACGCGAACTCATCCAGGAGCCCACCGTGGCCCTGCGGCTGCCCGGTTTCGGCAGCGTGCGACCCGCCGGATTACGCGACAAGGAGGGCTACGCGGCCTGGCTGGCCGAGCGACTTCGCGAACTCGACGGGCCGATCGACCTCGTGGGCCACGATTGGGGTGCGCACCTGACCATGCGGGTCGTCTCGCACTACGACGTCGAGGTCCGCAGCTGGGTCTCCGACGTCGCCCACGGTTGGCACCCCGACTACCGCTGGCACGAGGCCGCCACGCTGTGGCAGAGCAGCCCCGAGGGCGAGGAATCGCTGGCATCCCTGCGCAGGACCACCCCGGACGACGGCTTCACCTTCGGCAGGCTGTTCCGGGATCGGGGATTGAGCGAGGAACTCGGCAACGAGATCGACAGCGTGCACGACGAGGAGATGAGCGCGGCGATCCTCTCGCTCTACCGGTCCGCGTGGCCCAACTTCGCCGCCGACTGGGGCAAGGATTTCGATGGCCCCGCCAAGGCACGCGGGCTGCTACTGGCCCCGACCGGCGACCCGATGGGTCTGCCCGACCTGGATCGAGACATGGCCACCCGGCTCGGCGCCGAACTGCACGAACTGACCGGCCTGACGCACTACTGGATGCTCCAGGATCCGGAACGCGGCGCGCGGGTGCTCCGCGAGTTCTGGGCGTCCCTGGACGACTGA
- a CDS encoding pyridoxamine 5'-phosphate oxidase family protein, which produces MTEAHLTEDDLELLRRPLHGFLTVAAGALPPQPRPVWFELTDDGTVQLFTIPESLKVRQLRRDPRASLVVASPVGERERWVSVAGRTTIEPEGARNLCARLGARYWDLSIPAHAEELEQMLAMDWVRLVIHPEKVHRYQL; this is translated from the coding sequence ATGACCGAAGCACACCTGACCGAGGACGATCTCGAGCTCCTCCGCCGCCCCTTGCACGGCTTCCTGACCGTGGCCGCCGGAGCGCTGCCACCGCAACCCCGCCCGGTGTGGTTCGAGCTCACCGACGACGGCACGGTCCAGCTGTTCACGATCCCCGAGTCGCTCAAGGTGCGGCAGCTGCGCCGTGATCCTCGTGCTTCCCTGGTGGTCGCGAGTCCGGTGGGGGAACGCGAACGCTGGGTCTCGGTCGCCGGCCGCACCACGATCGAACCAGAGGGTGCGCGGAATCTGTGCGCCCGGCTCGGAGCCCGTTACTGGGATCTCTCGATTCCCGCCCACGCCGAAGAACTGGAGCAGATGCTGGCCATGGATTGGGTCCGCCTGGTGATCCACCCGGAGAAGGTCCACCGCTACCAGCTTTGA
- a CDS encoding SsgA family sporulation/cell division regulator: MRNDHVTLCSRAVFDLLAPRTPAVPVNVELRYDTRDPYAVVAAFQTGRGGSVEWVFARDLLADGLIAEVGDGDVRIRPAVDNPEVVVVELSSPSGHAMFEASAQELADFLDRTYDVVMPGNENLWVNVDDALARLLPHDRT; this comes from the coding sequence ATGCGCAATGATCACGTCACACTCTGTTCGCGAGCGGTATTCGATCTCCTCGCACCGAGGACTCCTGCGGTACCGGTCAATGTCGAACTCCGCTACGACACCCGCGACCCCTACGCCGTCGTGGCCGCCTTCCAGACCGGACGCGGTGGCTCGGTCGAATGGGTGTTCGCCCGCGACCTGCTCGCCGACGGCCTGATCGCCGAGGTCGGCGACGGCGATGTCCGCATCCGCCCCGCCGTGGACAACCCCGAGGTGGTCGTGGTCGAGCTCAGCTCCCCGTCGGGCCACGCGATGTTCGAGGCATCCGCCCAGGAGCTCGCGGACTTCCTCGACCGCACCTACGACGTTGTGATGCCCGGAAACGAGAACCTCTGGGTCAACGTCGACGACGCGCTCGCACGCCTGCTCCCGCACGACCGGACCTGA
- a CDS encoding dihydrofolate reductase family protein, producing the protein MSVDGVVDSPGGTVEGHRSGGWVLGTEVLPEAFSLKDEELAETTALMFGRRSYAAFAPIWRDSPDHAAYRDLPKYVVSTTLDTDTLVDGWGEITILRSSEEIAELKRSAGGPIFIHGSAELARRLSEADLIDRYHLLVFPVLLAAGKSVFGRADRDRQNLRLRNSAVYSNGVVKLIYDVAH; encoded by the coding sequence ATGTCGGTGGACGGCGTGGTGGATTCGCCGGGCGGCACGGTCGAAGGGCATCGCAGCGGCGGATGGGTGCTCGGCACGGAGGTTCTGCCCGAAGCCTTCTCTCTCAAGGACGAGGAACTCGCCGAGACGACCGCGCTGATGTTCGGTCGCCGCAGTTATGCGGCGTTCGCACCGATCTGGCGTGATTCCCCGGACCACGCCGCGTACCGGGATCTGCCCAAGTACGTGGTCTCCACGACCTTGGATACGGACACGCTTGTCGATGGTTGGGGTGAGATCACCATTCTGCGCTCAAGCGAGGAGATCGCCGAACTCAAGCGTTCCGCAGGCGGGCCGATCTTCATACACGGCAGCGCGGAACTGGCCCGACGCCTATCCGAAGCAGATCTGATCGATCGCTACCACCTATTGGTTTTCCCGGTATTGCTGGCGGCGGGCAAGAGCGTGTTCGGCAGAGCCGATCGTGACCGGCAGAACCTGCGGTTGCGGAACTCGGCCGTCTACTCCAACGGGGTCGTCAAGCTGATCTACGACGTGGCGCACTGA
- a CDS encoding TetR/AcrR family transcriptional regulator — translation MRADAARNQRKIFDAAKAAVAQGDTGLTLNALARLAGVGVGTVYGLFPTQRAMLEAVVEDAVIELNRMAAEAEREPNAQHALGRFLDAALATALAQPGLFEVLITVGDERESLREAKIELVQAISRLLARAQPNPLLTGENLLKLLCGLIHAVNEHPAERRAAAADAYLSLLRTGLTTGAPA, via the coding sequence ATGCGAGCGGACGCGGCCCGTAATCAGCGCAAGATCTTCGACGCGGCCAAGGCGGCCGTGGCGCAGGGAGACACCGGACTGACCCTCAATGCGCTGGCTCGGCTGGCGGGTGTCGGAGTGGGCACCGTCTACGGGCTCTTCCCGACCCAGCGGGCGATGCTGGAGGCCGTGGTCGAGGACGCCGTGATCGAGCTCAACCGGATGGCCGCCGAGGCCGAGCGTGAGCCAAACGCCCAGCACGCCCTCGGCCGGTTCCTCGATGCGGCCCTGGCCACGGCTTTGGCGCAACCTGGATTGTTCGAGGTGCTGATCACCGTCGGCGATGAGCGGGAATCGCTGCGCGAAGCCAAGATCGAGCTGGTGCAGGCGATCTCCCGATTGCTCGCGCGGGCCCAGCCGAACCCCCTGTTGACCGGAGAGAATCTGCTCAAGCTGTTGTGTGGACTGATCCATGCCGTCAACGAGCACCCGGCCGAACGACGCGCCGCCGCCGCCGACGCCTATTTGAGTCTGCTGCGTACCGGTCTGACGACGGGTGCCCCGGCGTAG